The following is a genomic window from Gemmatimonadota bacterium.
CGAGCACCCGGTCGAGCTCCAGCGGGTGGCCCACCGACTCGTGGATGGTGAGCCAGGTATGCGAGGGGTCGAGCACCAGGTCCCACTTGCCGGCCTCGACCGACTTGGCGCCCTGCTTCTCCCTGGCCTGCGTGGCGGCGAGGCGGGCGTCCTCGAGCATGTCGTAGCTGTCGCCGTAGACCAGCGCGCCGCCCGGGGTCTTCACCTTGTCGGCGGCCCGGCCGGCCAGGTACTCCCAGCCCATGCCCACCGGGGAGGAGAGGGCGTCGCGGGTCTCGAACTTGCCGGTGGCCTGGTCGACCACCGTCACCTGGAAGTTGGGCCAGGTGCGGTGCACGTCCTGGTCGATGTAGCTGCCGTCGGTCGAGGCGAAGTACTTCTGCTCGTTCACCAGGAAGAGCCCGGTGAAGATGTAGCTGGCGCCGGCCTTGAGGGCCGCGTCGCCGACGGCGGTGAGCAGGTCGGCCTTCTCCTGGATGGAGATCTCGAAGGCGTTCTTGCCGATCGGCGTCTTCCAGCTCACCTCGCCGTGCCCCCGCTGCGGCGCCAGGCGCACCGGCTCGGTCTGCAGCCGGCTGTTGGCCTTGGCGATCGCCACCGCCTGCATCGCGGCGCGGCGCACCCCCTCGATGGTGACGTCCTGCGTGGCCGCGAAGCCCCAGGTCCCGTCGGCGATCACCCGGATCCCGACCCCGAAGGACTCGGTGCTGACCACGTTCTGGATCTTGGTCTCGCGCCCGTTGATGAACTGGTTCAGGTAGCGGCTGATCCGCACGTCGGCGTAGCTGGCGCCGCGGCTGCGCGCCGCCTCGAGCGCGGCGTCGGCCAGCTGCTTGCGATCGGTGCCCGGGATCGGGGTCAGCGACCCCGACCAGGGCCGCGCATGCGGCGGGACGAGCAGCGCGCCGGCGGCCAGCCCGGTCATCTGCAGGAAGTCACGGCGTTCCACAATGCACTCCAAGGCGGGAGGGACGGGAGACGGGGTGCAGGAGATGATGGTACAGGACAGCGACGGCCCGTGCCAGCGTGCAACATGCCCCGGCGGGGCCGCCGACACTAGGACGTAAGGGAAGCCGCGAGGGTTGCAGCCCGGTGGGGCCTACGCCGTGTGCGGCGGCGCGAGGCGGCTGAAGCGGGCAATGAACCGGCGGTCGATCCGGTCCTTGAGCGCCATGGCGGCGCCGTTGTGCACCGCGAGCCCGCGCCACGAGCCGAGGGCGCGGCCGTCGCCGGTGTTGAGCAGGGCCAGGAATTCCGCCTGGGGCTTGAAGCTGCGGAAGCGGCCGGCCCCCTCGAGCGCGGCGCCGAGGTTGCGCGCGAGCACCGGGCCCATGCGCACGGCGTAGACGCCGGCCCGGGGGAGCCGCGGCGCGGAGAGCAGGGTCACCGCGTCGCCGGCGCCGAAGAGGCCGGGGCAGCCGGGCACGGCGAGGGCGTCGTCCACCGAGAGGAAGCCGCGGGCGTCGGTGGGGAGCCCGCTGTCGCGGAAGAGCGGCGGCGCCTCGGTGCCGGTGGCCCAGAGCACCAGGTCGGCGGCGACGATGCGGCCGCCGCCCACCACCAGGTGTCCCGGGCCGAGCCCCTCCACCCGGGTGGAGAGCCGCAGGGTGATGTCGTGCTCCTTGAGCACCGCCTCCGCCTTCTCGGCCACGGCGGGACCGCGGTCGCGCACCAGGGCGTGGCTCGCGTCGTAGAGGGTGATCACCGCGCGGCTGGCCTCGAGCCGGTCGAGCCGGGCCCGCACCGCGAGCGCCAGCTCCACCCCCGCCGCGCCGCCACCCACCACCGCCACCTGCAGCGTCTCGGGGCCAGGGCTGGCGGCGGCGCGCTCCAGCGCGGGCCCGATCTCGAGCGCGCGCTGCACCGGCTTGAGCCGGAGCGCGTGCTCCATGACGCCGGGGAGCCCGAGCCCCGCCGCCTGCCCGCCGATGGCCACCGAGGCCACGTCGTAGGGCAGGGTGGTGCCGTCATCGAGGGCCACGCTCCGGGCAAAGCCGTCGATGCGGGTGGCGCGGGCCACCACCAGGCGCGCGCCCGCGGCCGCCGCGATGGGCGCCAGGTCGAGGCTGACCTGGTCCTCGGTGTATTGCCCGCCCAGCCAGCCGGGGAGCATGCCGGAGTAGAGCTGCCGCGGCTGGGCGGAGACCAGCACCGTCTCCGCGGGGGCGAGCCGGCCGCGGGCCAGCGCCTCCAGCACGAAGAGGTGGGCGTGCCCCCCTCCGATCAGGACGAGACGGGAAAGGCCCACACCAGCCACTCGGGGAGGATGCGCTTCCAGGTGGGGAGGTCGTGCTTCCCCTCGATCGTCAGGTGCACCATGTCGAGCCCGCGGCGGTAGCCCTTCCGCTCGAGGAGGGTCACCAGCTCCTCGGTGTCCTGGATGGCGTCGATGACGCCGTCCTGGTCGCGGTCGGCCTGCTCGTCCTGGCTGCCGGTCTCGAACCACATGCGGAGGCGGGGGTGCCCGGGCGTCTCCTTGACCCGGCGGTGCATGATCCGGCTGGTCTGCCTGGACTCGGTGGAGGCGTCGTCGGTGCGCCACCAGAAGGAGCCGGAGAAGACGCCCACGGTGCGGAACCGGTCGGGGTGCCGCCAGGCCATGTCGAAGGCCGAGAGCCCGCCGAGGGACCAGCCCATGATGGCGGTGTGTTCGGCGCCGGTGGCCACGCGGTAGCGGGCCTCGATGAGGGTCATCAGCTCGGTGAGCAGGAACTTGTCGTAGAGGTCGGCGCGGGCGCCGAGGCCCTGGGCGTTGGGGATGTAGGCGGTGCCGTAGTCCTGCACCCGCTCGGTGGCGTGGATGGCGACCACGATCGCGGGGGCCATCCGCCCGGTGCGCTGCAGGCTGTCGAGGGTGCCGCGCAGGTCCACCGCTTCCATGTCCTGGCCGTCGTTGGCGTAGAGCACGGGGTAGGTGGCGGTGTCGTTGTCGCGGTATCCGCGGGGGAGGTAGACGTCGATGGTGCGGTTCTCGCCCAGCAGCCGGGACTCGAACGGCGGGAGCCGTTCCATGACCACCCCGTCGCGGGCGCCGAGCACCATGGCCGGCGCCCCGACCAGTGCCACCAGGCCCCGACGTGCCAGCTCTCCCCAACGCGCCATGCCGCTGCCTCCCGGGTAAGCCCCAAGTATACTCTGGCAGGATAGCCACCGTCCCCGCGGCCCGGCCATGACATTGGACACATCGCCCACCCCCCTTCCCGAGCCGCCGCTCGGCGTGCTGGCGCCCTTCGAACGGGCGGCGGTGCGGCTTGCCCGCGCCATGCACCGGCAGCCGTGGGCGGGGTGGTGCGTGGCGGGGCAGCGCCAGCTCGGGGCGCGGTGGATCACTGCGCTGGCGGGTCCGCTGCTCGACCTCCATGGCCTGGAGCATGTGGCGGCCACCCGCCGCGACCGCCCGCTGCTGCTGGCGGCCAACCACCGGAGCTTCTTCGACCTGTACCTGGTGATGGCGGTGCTGTACCGCCGGCTGCCGGGGTGGCGCTCCACCTGCTTTCCGGTGCGGGGGCGGTACTTCTACCAGCGGCCCGGCGGGGTGCTGCTCAACGCGCTGGTGGCGCAGTGGGCCATGTACCCGCCGTTCTTCCGGGAGCCGGGCAAGCGGCGCTTCGACCAGTGGGCGCTGGGCGAGCTGGCGCGGCTGGCGCGGGAGGGGGAGGGCCGGTTGATCGGCTTCCACCCCGAGGGCACCCGCAACCGCGACCCGGACCCCTACAGCTTCCTGCCGCCCCAGCCGGGGATCGGCCGCCTGATGCTGGACGCCGCGCCGACCACCGTGCCGGTGTTCATCGCCGGGCTGCCCAACGGGATCGGGGAGATCGTGCGGCGCCGGCGGCGCGGGGGGGAGCGGATCCGGCTCTGGTTCGGCCCGCCGCTCGCGTACCACGCCGGCGAAGGGGATCCGCGGGCGCTCGCCGCGCAGGTGATGGACGCCATCGCCGCGCTGGCCACCCGCGACCGGGAGCGCCCCCGCTGACTTGCCGCCGGGAGGGGGCTACCTTGCATCACCCCCCCCTGACTCACCACGCCGGAGATGGATCCCCAGGAACTCGGTGGGCTGATCTCGCAGATCGGTGTCTACGTGCAGCTGGGCGGTACCGCCCTGCTGCTCACCTTGTTCTATCTGCTCTCGCGCCACGCCGGCACCCGCCCCTACTTCACCCGCTGGACCGAATCCTGGCTGGCCCTGCTGGTGGCGCTGCTCGCGGTGATGTTCCGCTACGAGTCGGGCTACGTGGTGCAGCCCCCGGGCGCGCCCAGCCCGGGGCTCGGGATCACCTTCCTGCACTTCACCTACTTCCTGGGCAAGCTGGTGTTCCTGGTGCTGCTGCTCGACGGCACCCTGCTCTTTGCCCGGGGCCGGGGCCTGCCGGGGCGCCGCGTGGCGTGGGTGGGGGGCGCCGGCGTGGTGGCGTTCGCCAGTTCGATCGGGGCGCCGGACCTCAACCAGGTGATGATGGTGCAGGAGCCGCTCGCCATCGGGGCGTTCGTGGCGGGGGCAGGGGTGATCCTCACGCTGCCCGTTGCGCGGCGCGACCTCGGCACCCGGCTCACCGGCGGGGTGTTCGTCTTCCTGGCGGTGCTGTGGCTGGCCTACGGCGTGGCCTTCTGGACCCGCGACCCGGCGTCCGGGGCGGCGACGGGCCCCTTCGGCTTCCTCAGCACGTACAACTCCTTCCTCGACACCGGCGCCATGCTGCTGCTGGCGTTCGGGCAGGTGGTGACGCTGCTCGAGGATGCGCAGCGCGACCTGGAACAGGCGCGGGCCGAGCGGCTGCAGGCGGTGGCCGACAGCGAGGCGCGGCTCAAGGCGGTGATCGAGACCGCCACCGACGGGATCCTGGCGGTGGATGGGCAGGGGGTCATCATGCTCGCCAACGGTGGCGCCGCGCGGCTGCTGGGGGGCAAGCGGCGGGACATGATCGGGAAGCGGCTGTCGGAGCTGCTGCCGCCGGAGGCGGCGCAGTCGCTCGACCGGCGGCTGGTGGACGTGCATCGCGCCACGCCGGGGCGGCAGGCGGTGTTCGAGGTGCACCGGGCGGGCGCCGGGGGGCGCGAGATGCCGCTCGAGGTGGCGGCCAGCACCTACCGGCGGGACGGCGAGCTGCTGGACATCTTCGTGCTGCGCGACGTGAGCGAGCGGCGCCGGGGCGAGGCGGAGCGGGCCGAGCTGCAGGCGCGGCTGGCGCAGTCGCTGCGGATGGAGGCGCTGGGGCGGCTGGTGAGCGGCGTGGCGCACGAGCTCAACAACCCGCTGGCCGCGATCCTCACCTTCAGCGAGCAGCTGCTGGCGGAGCGGCCGCCGGAAGACGGGCCCGGTCCGCTCGGCACCATCCGGGAGCAGGCGCGGCGGGCGCGGATGATCGTGCGCGACCTGCTCACCTTCGTGCGGCGGCGGGAGGAGCGCCGCGCCCCGGCCGAGATGGCGCTCATCGTGGACCGGACGGTGCGGGCGCTGGAGAACGACTTCACCCGCCAGGGGGTGCGGCTCACCGTGCAGCTGGCGCCCCGGCTGCCCACCATCGTCTGCGACGCCACCGCGCTGGAGCAGGTGCTCACCAACCTGCTGGACAACGCCGCCCGCGCCACCCCTGGCGGCTCGGTGACCCTCAGCGTGGCAAAGGAGGGGGAGGGCATCCGGATGCAGGTGGAGGACGACGGGCCCGGCATCCCCAGCGAGCACTTCGCACGGCTGTTCGAGCCGTTCTTCACCACCCGCGGCACCGGGGAGGGGACGGGGCTCGGGCTGTCGGTGTCGCTCGGGATCATCGAGCAGCATGGCGGCGTGCTGCGGGCGGAGAACCGGGTGCCGGAGAGCGGGGCGCGGTTCATCGTCTGGCTGCCGCTCGGCATGGCCACCGCGGAGATCACCCGGGCGCCGCAGTCGCCGCCCGGGGCCGCGCTCGGCGCGCCGGGGCTGGTGCTGCTGATCGATGACGAGGCCGCGGTCCGCGCCAGCCTGCGGCGCTACTTCGAGCGGCAGGGGTGGACGGTGGACGAGGCCGCCGATGGCCGGGAGGGGATTGAGAAGCTCGAGACCGTGGCCCCCGACCGCGACTACGACCTCATCATCTGCGACCTCAAGATGCCCGGCGTCTCGGGGCTCGACGTGCACCAGTGGATCCGCACCCGGCACCAGGAGCTGCTGGGGCGGCTGGTCTTTGCCTCCGGCGACACCGCCACCCCCGAGACGGCGGAGTTCCTGGCCAGCAACGAATGCGCGGTGCTGGAGAAGCCCTTCGAGCTGGCCGAGCTCGCGGCCACGGTGGCCCGGGTCCGGGCCGCCGCCGCCGACCCCGCCTGACTGCCACTTCGGCCCGGCGCCCTGCCGGGCCGGCCCCCGCTCCCCCCACCAGTGCTGCCAGCCTGACCGGATTCTCCCCGGTCTGGCCCGGCACGCCGGCTGCATCTGGTGCCGGCGCGCCGCCCGGGTACCGTGCCCGGCCCGCGCTGAACCCATAGCGACTGATCCAGGAGGAACCGATGACCATCATGATCCGCCGCCCCAGTGAACTGCGCCGCCTCAACCAGGTGCTGGACGCCGCCTTCACCGGCTGGCCCTTCACCAGCGACGCGGGTGACCTCGTGACGTCCGCGTGGGTGCCGCCGACCGACGTGTTCGAGGATGCCGACGGGCTCAAGATCGTGGCGGAGCTGCCCGGGCTCACCCGGGAGGACGTGAAGCTGACGGTGGAGCACCAGACCCTGACCCTGCGGGGCGAGAAGAAGCAGGTGGCGGAGGAGAAGTCCACCCGGGTGCACCGCTACGAGCGGAGCTACGGGGCCTTCGAGCGGAGCTTCACGCTGCCCAGCACGGTGGACGTGACGCGGGTGGAGGCCACGTTCGACCACGGCGTGCTGACCGTGACGCTGCCCAAGGCGGAGCAGGCCAAGCCGCGGACGATCGAGGTGAAGGTCGGGTAGGGCGGTAGGGCGGTAAGGCGGTAGGGCGGTAAGGCGGTAAGGCGGTAAGGCGGTAGGGGTTGGATACCGCCCTACCGCCCTACCGCCTTACCGCTTCCCGCCTCGACCGGCTACGCCCTAGTACCAGGCAATGGGCGCCTCATCCAGGTTGATGTAGATCTGCTTGGTCTCGAGGTACTCCTCGACGCCCCAGTGGCCCAGCTCGCGGCCGAAGCCGGACATCTTGTAGCCGCCCCAGGGGGCCTCGAGCATGGTGGGCTGCATGTGGTTCACCCAGACGATGCCGGCCTCGAGGGCGCGGGTCACCCGGAAGGCCTTGAAGATGTCGCGGGTCCAGACCGCGGCGGCCAGGCCGTAGGGCGTGGCGTTGGCGATCTCGAGGGCGTGGGCCTCGTCCTTGAACGGGATGACGCTCATCACCGGGCCGAAGATCTCCTCCTGCGCGATGCGGGCGCCGTTGTCCACGTCGTAGAAGATCGTGGGCTCGACGTACCACCCCTTGCTGTGCTGCTTCGGGGTGCCGCCGCCGGCGGCCACCTTGGCCTCCTTCTTCCCGATGTCGAGGTAGCCCTTCACCCGGTCGCGCTGCTCGGCGCTCACCAGCGGGCCCATCTTGGTCTCCCGGTCGATGCCGGGGCCGACCTTGATGGTCTTCGCCTTGGCGGCGCAGGCGTCGACGAACTTCCTGTAGATGTCCTGCTGCACCAGTACCCGGCTGCCGGCGGAGCAGACCTCGCCCTGGTTGATGAACACCCCGAAGAGCGCGCCGTCCACGGCCGCCTCGAAGTCGGCATCGGCGAAGAAGATGTTGGGCGACTTGCCGCCCAGCTCCAGGCTCACCCGCTTGAGCTGATCGGCGGCGCTCCGCATGATGATCTTCCCCACCTCGGCCGAGCCGGTGAAGGCGATCTTCCGCACGTCGGGGTGCGCCACGAGCGGGCCGCCGCACTCGGGGCCCATCCCGGTGACGATGTTGATGACGCCCGGCGGCAGCCCGCAGGCCTCGAAGTCCTTCGCCAGCTCGAGCAGCGACAGCGGCGTCTGCTCCGCCGGCTTGATCACCACCGTGCAGCCGGCGGCGATGGCGGGCCCGAGCTTCCAGGCGGCCATGGCGAGCGGGTAGTTCCAGGGGATGATCTGCCCCGCCACGCCCATGGGCTCCTTCACCGCCATGACCATGGCGTTGGTGGGGACGGGGATCACCTCGCCGTTGATCTTGGTGGCCAGCCCGCCGTAGTACTCGAAGCAGACGGCGGAGTCGTCCATGTCGTACTCGGACTCGACGATGGGCTTGCCGGAGTTGAGGGTCTCGATCCGGGCCAGCTCGTCGCGCCGGGCGCGGATCCGCTCCGCGATGCGGAACAGGACGCGGCCCCGCTCCTGGGCGCTGGTGGCCTTCCAGCCGCCGTAGAAGGCGGCCTTGGCGGCGGCCACCGCGTCGGCGACGTCGGCGGCCTCGCCGGCGGGGCAGGTGGCGAGGACGCCCTCGGTGGCCGGGTCGAAGACGTTGAAGGTCTTGCCGCTCCGGGCGTTGACGAACTTTCCATTAATGAACATCTGGTACGCGGTCACGATCGGGACTCCGGCGGTGGGGTGGGGCGGGTCGGGGGGCGGTCCGGGGATCGGGCAGGTGAGCACCGGGCCGGTGGCGCGGCGTCACTTGTCGGGCACGGGCGGCGTCCCCATTATGCCCCTATTCTACCCTTCCACTGCGGATCGGCAATGCACGGCTCGGCGCGCGCGCTCCTGACCCCACGCACCACGGTGGCCCTGCTCGGGGTCCTCGCGGCGCTGGGGTGCAGCGAGGCCGCCACCGGGCCGCGCTCGGTGCCGATCGGCCTGCAGGTGGTGGGCGACAGCGCGCAGGCCGGGGTGGTCGGCGCGCCGCTCGACTCGGCGCTCACGGTGTTCGTCTACGACAAGTACGGCCAGGCGGTGCCCGGGGCGCTGGTGCGCTTCTCGGTGGCGGCGGGCCAGGGGAGCGTGGACCCGCGCACCCGGACCACCGGGCCGGACGGGCTGGCGCGCTCCACCTGGCGGTTGCCGCGGCTGGTTGGCCGGTACCAGGCCCACGCGGTGGCGGCGGGCCTCGATTCCCTCACCTTTGCCGCCACCGCCCGGCCCGGTCGGCCCGCCGCTGTGACCATGCTGAGCGGGGCCGCGCTCGCCGCGCCGGCGGGCTCCGCGGTCGACAGCGCGGTGACCGTGCTGGTGCAGGACGCCTACGGCAACCCGGTGCCCGGCGCCGGCGTGAGCTTCACCCCCCGGGAGGGCTCGGGGCGCGTGGTCCCCGCGAAGGCCCAGACCGACTCGCTCGGCCACGCGCGCGCGGTCTGGACCCTGGGGGAGCGGGGGGTGCACGGGCTGGTGGTGCGCGCCGATTCCCTGCCGCCGCTCACGCTGCGGGCCACCGCGCTGCCGGCGCTGGCGGCGGTGAGCACCGTGCCGGTGCGGCTCAGCTGGACGGAGTACGGGGTCCCGGTGCCGGGCGGGGGTGAGGTTGGTGCGCCATCGGTGCGCCCCGCGCCGCCCAGCGCGCTGGGCTGTTGGCGGAACGCGCTGGGTGCCGTCGCGCTGGAGCCGGGAGGGTGCGGGGAGTAGGGGGAGACGTCCTGTTTGGAAGGGCAACGGGGGCGACCAGGTGGTCGCCCCCGGTGTGTTTCCGGGTCCGATGGAGGAGGCCTGGGCGCGTGGCCCTCAGGCGAGCTGGTGTGGAGCCGAGCGGTGCCGGGCGGTCGGCGGGGTGGCGCGCGGGGTGGACCGAAGTGCGTAGCCGCCCTGCCGGAGCGCGGCCTCCAGCTTCCACTCCCAGCCGGGCCACCGCGTGGCCTGGGGCGCGAGGTCTCCGATGAACCGGCGGGCGGTCCCCCGCAGGGTACGCGGGTCGAGACCGAGCGCGTGGGCCACGCGTTCCATGGGTGAGGGCGTTCGCCCGGTGGCGACAATGAGCCGATGCAGTGCGCGCCAGTCGTGGGGGGTGTAGCTGCCAAAGTCCCGGAGGCGCCGGGCGAGCGTGCTGCGGGGTACCGCCGGCGGTGCCGGCGGATGGGTGAAGCAGTCGATCAGCGCCGCGATCGGCTCCGCACGGCCGGTGCGCCTGATCACATAGCGCGCAAGCGTCTCGGGGGTCGGTGGCGTGCGGCTCCGGATCGCGGCGCGGATCGCCGACGGGGTGGGGGAATCACCCACGACGCCAACCTGGCGCCACCCTTCCAGCAGGCGCCCGGTCCAGTCCAGGCGGAGGCGGGGCTGCTCGAGCAGCAGGCAGGTGGGGCACCAGGGGAGGAAGTGCCTGTCGGCGAGCTGGTCAGGGAAGTCGCGGAGGGAAGGCAGGTCCAGGTGGGCAATGAGGATCGTGCCGAGTGGCGCGCCCGCGACGCCACGCGGTGGCCAGTACTGCTCGTCCGAGGTCGGGTCGAGGAGGGAGAGCGGCATGCAGCCTCCGGAGGACGGGCGCCCACGACTTGGGCGCGATGCCTTACACTACGATATCCCCCCCCCCCCATAGTCAAGACGGCAGGAAGTGCCGGGTGCGGCAATGGCCCAGATTGGCACAGGGAAGTCTGGCGGGGCGGCGCGCAAGGGGACACTGTTGACGATAGACCGGCGGCGCGGTGCCAGCGGTCTCGCGAGAGTTGTTTCGAGGAATGCAGTATTGAGTACTCCCCTTTGCTTCTCG
Proteins encoded in this region:
- a CDS encoding Ig-like domain-containing protein, whose translation is MHGSARALLTPRTTVALLGVLAALGCSEAATGPRSVPIGLQVVGDSAQAGVVGAPLDSALTVFVYDKYGQAVPGALVRFSVAAGQGSVDPRTRTTGPDGLARSTWRLPRLVGRYQAHAVAAGLDSLTFAATARPGRPAAVTMLSGAALAAPAGSAVDSAVTVLVQDAYGNPVPGAGVSFTPREGSGRVVPAKAQTDSLGHARAVWTLGERGVHGLVVRADSLPPLTLRATALPALAAVSTVPVRLSWTEYGVPVPGGGEVGAPSVRPAPPSALGCWRNALGAVALEPGGCGE
- a CDS encoding esterase family protein, translating into MARWGELARRGLVALVGAPAMVLGARDGVVMERLPPFESRLLGENRTIDVYLPRGYRDNDTATYPVLYANDGQDMEAVDLRGTLDSLQRTGRMAPAIVVAIHATERVQDYGTAYIPNAQGLGARADLYDKFLLTELMTLIEARYRVATGAEHTAIMGWSLGGLSAFDMAWRHPDRFRTVGVFSGSFWWRTDDASTESRQTSRIMHRRVKETPGHPRLRMWFETGSQDEQADRDQDGVIDAIQDTEELVTLLERKGYRRGLDMVHLTIEGKHDLPTWKRILPEWLVWAFPVSS
- a CDS encoding Hsp20/alpha crystallin family protein, coding for MTIMIRRPSELRRLNQVLDAAFTGWPFTSDAGDLVTSAWVPPTDVFEDADGLKIVAELPGLTREDVKLTVEHQTLTLRGEKKQVAEEKSTRVHRYERSYGAFERSFTLPSTVDVTRVEATFDHGVLTVTLPKAEQAKPRTIEVKVG
- a CDS encoding response regulator gives rise to the protein MDPQELGGLISQIGVYVQLGGTALLLTLFYLLSRHAGTRPYFTRWTESWLALLVALLAVMFRYESGYVVQPPGAPSPGLGITFLHFTYFLGKLVFLVLLLDGTLLFARGRGLPGRRVAWVGGAGVVAFASSIGAPDLNQVMMVQEPLAIGAFVAGAGVILTLPVARRDLGTRLTGGVFVFLAVLWLAYGVAFWTRDPASGAATGPFGFLSTYNSFLDTGAMLLLAFGQVVTLLEDAQRDLEQARAERLQAVADSEARLKAVIETATDGILAVDGQGVIMLANGGAARLLGGKRRDMIGKRLSELLPPEAAQSLDRRLVDVHRATPGRQAVFEVHRAGAGGREMPLEVAASTYRRDGELLDIFVLRDVSERRRGEAERAELQARLAQSLRMEALGRLVSGVAHELNNPLAAILTFSEQLLAERPPEDGPGPLGTIREQARRARMIVRDLLTFVRRREERRAPAEMALIVDRTVRALENDFTRQGVRLTVQLAPRLPTIVCDATALEQVLTNLLDNAARATPGGSVTLSVAKEGEGIRMQVEDDGPGIPSEHFARLFEPFFTTRGTGEGTGLGLSVSLGIIEQHGGVLRAENRVPESGARFIVWLPLGMATAEITRAPQSPPGAALGAPGLVLLIDDEAAVRASLRRYFERQGWTVDEAADGREGIEKLETVAPDRDYDLIICDLKMPGVSGLDVHQWIRTRHQELLGRLVFASGDTATPETAEFLASNECAVLEKPFELAELAATVARVRAAAADPA
- a CDS encoding TldD/PmbA family protein — protein: MERRDFLQMTGLAAGALLVPPHARPWSGSLTPIPGTDRKQLADAALEAARSRGASYADVRISRYLNQFINGRETKIQNVVSTESFGVGIRVIADGTWGFAATQDVTIEGVRRAAMQAVAIAKANSRLQTEPVRLAPQRGHGEVSWKTPIGKNAFEISIQEKADLLTAVGDAALKAGASYIFTGLFLVNEQKYFASTDGSYIDQDVHRTWPNFQVTVVDQATGKFETRDALSSPVGMGWEYLAGRAADKVKTPGGALVYGDSYDMLEDARLAATQAREKQGAKSVEAGKWDLVLDPSHTWLTIHESVGHPLELDRVLGYEANYAGTSFATLDKWKTKSFKYGSPMVNFVADKVQPGSLGAVGYDDEGVKTREWDLVKDGILVGYEAIRDQVHILGENASHGCCYGDSWSSIQFQRMPNVSLRPGTKQLTPAQMVAGVEKGIFIVGDGSYSIDQQRYNFQFGGQLFYEIRKGKIVGMLRDVAYQSNTQEFWNAVAAICDRRDYRLGGSFFDGKGQPPQVSAVSHGAATVRVNGVNVINTARKIG
- a CDS encoding aldehyde dehydrogenase family protein encodes the protein MTAYQMFINGKFVNARSGKTFNVFDPATEGVLATCPAGEAADVADAVAAAKAAFYGGWKATSAQERGRVLFRIAERIRARRDELARIETLNSGKPIVESEYDMDDSAVCFEYYGGLATKINGEVIPVPTNAMVMAVKEPMGVAGQIIPWNYPLAMAAWKLGPAIAAGCTVVIKPAEQTPLSLLELAKDFEACGLPPGVINIVTGMGPECGGPLVAHPDVRKIAFTGSAEVGKIIMRSAADQLKRVSLELGGKSPNIFFADADFEAAVDGALFGVFINQGEVCSAGSRVLVQQDIYRKFVDACAAKAKTIKVGPGIDRETKMGPLVSAEQRDRVKGYLDIGKKEAKVAAGGGTPKQHSKGWYVEPTIFYDVDNGARIAQEEIFGPVMSVIPFKDEAHALEIANATPYGLAAAVWTRDIFKAFRVTRALEAGIVWVNHMQPTMLEAPWGGYKMSGFGRELGHWGVEEYLETKQIYINLDEAPIAWY
- a CDS encoding FAD-dependent oxidoreductase, whose product is MGLSRLVLIGGGHAHLFVLEALARGRLAPAETVLVSAQPRQLYSGMLPGWLGGQYTEDQVSLDLAPIAAAAGARLVVARATRIDGFARSVALDDGTTLPYDVASVAIGGQAAGLGLPGVMEHALRLKPVQRALEIGPALERAAASPGPETLQVAVVGGGAAGVELALAVRARLDRLEASRAVITLYDASHALVRDRGPAVAEKAEAVLKEHDITLRLSTRVEGLGPGHLVVGGGRIVAADLVLWATGTEAPPLFRDSGLPTDARGFLSVDDALAVPGCPGLFGAGDAVTLLSAPRLPRAGVYAVRMGPVLARNLGAALEGAGRFRSFKPQAEFLALLNTGDGRALGSWRGLAVHNGAAMALKDRIDRRFIARFSRLAPPHTA
- a CDS encoding 1-acyl-sn-glycerol-3-phosphate acyltransferase, translating into MTLDTSPTPLPEPPLGVLAPFERAAVRLARAMHRQPWAGWCVAGQRQLGARWITALAGPLLDLHGLEHVAATRRDRPLLLAANHRSFFDLYLVMAVLYRRLPGWRSTCFPVRGRYFYQRPGGVLLNALVAQWAMYPPFFREPGKRRFDQWALGELARLAREGEGRLIGFHPEGTRNRDPDPYSFLPPQPGIGRLMLDAAPTTVPVFIAGLPNGIGEIVRRRRRGGERIRLWFGPPLAYHAGEGDPRALAAQVMDAIAALATRDRERPR